Proteins encoded by one window of Arachis hypogaea cultivar Tifrunner chromosome 1, arahy.Tifrunner.gnm2.J5K5, whole genome shotgun sequence:
- the LOC112765156 gene encoding uncharacterized protein — protein sequence MKHREVYDWFVRKCNIYLNSTCITRALKAARKIVEGDEIAQYGLVWDYANELLTSNPGSTVQVSVILMPQSPPLFDRFYVCLDACKRGFKAGCKPLIGLDGAFLKTLHGGRILTACGQDANNHILVIAYAIVSVENKDNWKWFLELLHNDLGDYRENKLCFISDMQKGLITTVQEVFPRVHHRFCVWHLWRNFSKQWSSTELKDLVWECARSRTTTEFNRNMNRVKLINIKAWEYLDKWPKDAWTKAHFSEVPKVDNICCNNACESFNAKIKHDRSKPILTLAEEVRRIIMKSIVDNRKKLHNYQGILPPVQQSRLEVMTTLSSHWAPLWSGDEKEELYEIHGWPINMVVDLGKHTCSCRFWQLTGMPCMHAISAIQDKNDKRPEDYCHDWLKMDSYRKTYCFNVNPVKG from the exons ATGAAGCATCGAGAGGTTTATGACTGGTTTGTGAGAAAGTGCAACATCTATCTCAATAGCACATGCATTACAAGAGCTTTGAAAGCTGCTAGGAAAATAGTTGAGGGTGATGAGATAGCTCAATATGGGTTGGTGTGGGACTATGCCAATGAGTTGTTGACTAGTAACCCAGGCTCCACAGTTCAAGTGTCTGTTATCCTCATGCCTCAGAGTCCTCCCCTGTTTGATCGTTTCTATGTTTGTCTTGATGCCTGCAAGAGGGGGTTTAAGGCAGGTTGCAAACCCTTAATTGGCCTTGATGGAGCATTTCTAAAGACACTACATGGGGGTCGAATTTTAACAGCATGTGGACAGGATGCTAACAATCACATATTGGTGATTGCTTATGCCATTGTAAGTGTCGAAAACAAAGACAATTGGAAGTGGTTCCTTGAGTTACTGCACAATGACCTTGGAGACTACAGGGAGAACAAATTGTGCTTCATTTCAGACATGCAGAAG GGTTTAATAACGACTGTTCAGGAAGTGTTTCCTAGGGTACACCATAGATTCTGCGTCTGGCATTTGTGGCGCAACTTCTCAAAACAGTGGTCAAGCACTGAATTGAAAGATTTGGTTTGGGAATGTGCTCGGTCGAGGACAACAACTGAATTCAATCGAAACATGAATAGAGTGAAGCTGATCAATATAAAAGCCTGGGAATATCTCGACAAATGGCCTAAGGATGCATGGACAAAGGCGCATTTTAGTGAAGTGCCAAAGGTCGATAACATTTGCTGCAACAATGCTTGCGAGTCTTTCAACGCAAAAATCAAGCATGACAGGAGCAAGCCCATCTTAACATTAGCTGAGGAAGTAAGAAGAATAATCATGAAGAGTATTGTTGACAATCGAAAGAAGCTACATAACTATCAAGGGATTCTCCCCCCTGTTCAGCAGAGTAGACTTGAAGTAATGACAACGTTATCTAGCCACTGGGCTCCACTATGGTCTGGTGATGAAAAGGAGGAACTCTACGAAATTCATGGCTGGCCAATCAATATGGTGGTTGACCTGGGAAAGCACACATGCAGCTGTCGCTTTTGGCAACTCACAG GGATGCCGTGTATGCATGCAATATCGGCCATTCAGGATAAGAATGACAAACGGCCTGAAGACTATTGTCATGACTGGTTGAAGATGGACTCGTACAGGAAGACTTATTGCTTCAATGTCAACCCAGTGAAGGGATAG